A genome region from Coffea arabica cultivar ET-39 chromosome 7e, Coffea Arabica ET-39 HiFi, whole genome shotgun sequence includes the following:
- the LOC113701598 gene encoding protein ENDOPLASMIC RETICULUM-ARRESTED PEN3: MEGENPHDATETQPSSDRIKLNVGGKLFETTTSTLRSGGPDSLLSLLSNRSLHHHDPSQPVFIDRDPEIFSALLSLLRSNRLPSTAKRFSNQELIDEASYYGIESQLKSALAPSPLTGIDASLFTTIRPSSDATVSDFNAIDSDGSVWVAHGGQISVYDWNLTHSGTVRTHLDYISTIRRIGPGVAAVGSETLAGLHVYNTASGYRSCCVDWADPTDPRIYKARVNAIADSDNSVFASFDCRHKENCVLMIDKNKWTTLEVARQSGSSSKSMVAGKLKYVPKAGVLVGVSVTSGAFGYSGYIRLWDPRSKEVVWETNEPGSGRSSRFGDSFADVDVDVDELTLVKLGSKSGDLAVADLRKLSEDPWIYLEEKNPRMRMMTGGASNVGNCVINCYRKQLFVGREGELEVWSTVEGDGDQNVGGERILCEGSYRRNYVDKVEDSERGVIKKIEGGGDRLFVIREGVEGIEAWQSSRFSGVVSSS, translated from the coding sequence atggagggCGAGAATCCGCACGATGCCACCGAAACCCAACCCAGCAGCGACCGCATCAAGCTTAATGTCGGAGGCAAGCTATTCGAGACCACCACCTCCACTCTCCGCTCCGGTGGCCCTGACTCTCTTCTATCGCTGTTGTCCAACCGGTCGCTCCACCACCACGACCCGTCTCAACCGGTCTTCATAGATCGCGACCCTGAGATATTCTCTGCCCTCCTTTCTCTCCTGCGCTCCAACCGCCTCCCTTCTACAGCTAAACGCTTCTCCAACCAAGAACTCATCGACGAGGCTTCTTATTACGGGATTGAATCCCAATTAAAATCCGCTCTCGCTCCGTCTCCTCTAACCGGCATCGACGCCTCCCTTTTCACCACTATCCGCCCCTCTTCTGACGCCACGGTTTCTGATTTCAACGCCATCGACTCCGACGGCTCCGTCTGGGTCGCCCACGGTGGTCAGATTTCGGTCTACGATTGGAATTTAACCCACTCCGGGACCGTCAGGACCCATCTTGATTATATAAGTACAATTCGGAGGATCGGACCTGGAGTAGCCGCAGTGGGGTCGGAAACACTGGCGGGGCTTCATGTCTACAACACAGCGAGCGGATACCGGTCCTGCTGTGTCGACTGGGCGGACCCTACAGACCCTAGGATCTATAAGGCCCGAGTCAACGCGATCGCTGACTCGGACAACTCGGTCTTTGCTTCCTTCGATTGTCGGCACAAGGAGAATTGCGTTCTGATGATTGACAAGAACAAGTGGACGACGTTAGAGGTCGCGAGGCAGTCGGGGAGCTCTTCCAAGTCCATGGTTGCCGGAAAGCTGAAGTATGTGCCAAAGGCCGGAGTACTTGTCGGAGTTTCGGTGACGTCCGGAGCGTTTGGTTATTCGGGTTATATACGATTGTGGGACCCGAGGTCCAAGGAGGTGGTTTGGGAGACAAACGAGCCTGGTTCAGGTAGGAGCAGCAGGTTTGGGGACTCGTTTGCTGACGTGGATGTGGATGTGGACGAGTTGACACTGGTCAAACTGGGTTCTAAATCGGGGGATTTGGCCGTGGCAGACCTCCGCAAATTAAGCGAAGATCCATGGATTTATTTGGAAGAGAAGAACCCCAGGATGAGGATGATGACTGGTGGGGCCAGCAACGTGGGCAATTGTGTGATTAACTGTTACAGGAAACAGCTGTTCGTGGGTAGGGAAGGTGAGCTAGAGGTGTGGTCCACGGTGGAGGGAGATGGTGATCAGAATGTGGGTGGAGAGAGGATTCTATGTGAAGGGTCGTATAGGAGGAACTATGTGGATAAAGTGGAGGATTCTGAAAGAGGGGTTATAAAGAAAATTGAGGGTGGTGGGGATAGGCTATTTGTGATTCGAGAAGGCGTGGAGGGAATTGAGGCTTGGCAAAGTTCACGCttttctggtgtagtttcttccTCTTGA